A genomic window from Methanovulcanius yangii includes:
- the nifS gene encoding cysteine desulfurase NifS has protein sequence MNQPHTTDVPTVYLDHSATTPTHPDVVAAMLPYFTEHFGNPSSLYRLSNTSREAVSTAREQVAAALGANAGEIFFTAGGTESDNWALKGVAWARRNEGRHIITSSVEHHAILHSCEYLETQGFSVTYLPVDRYGMVDPSDVEAAITPETALISVMLANNEVGTIQQIEEIGALAHDHGICLHTDAVQGIGHIPIDVDVMNIDLLSLSGHKFYGPKGTGALYIRDGTDIDTFIHGGAQEKGRRAGTENVPGIVGIGAAIERVTKDIPGHQKRVGALRDMLASGITERIPDSHYNGHPNKRLVNNAHFSFPGLDGEALLLMLNRRGICASIGSACSSGSDDMSHVLRAMGVPAAHGRSSLRLTLGDDNTKEDVEYVLDVLPQVVGRLRDMAIF, from the coding sequence ATGAACCAACCCCATACAACGGACGTTCCAACCGTCTATCTTGATCACTCCGCAACGACACCGACCCACCCGGACGTCGTTGCCGCGATGCTCCCATATTTTACGGAGCATTTCGGCAACCCCTCCTCGCTCTACCGCCTCTCGAATACGAGCAGGGAGGCCGTCTCAACGGCGCGGGAACAGGTTGCCGCGGCACTCGGGGCGAACGCAGGTGAGATCTTCTTCACCGCCGGGGGCACCGAATCAGACAACTGGGCACTCAAGGGGGTGGCATGGGCCCGCAGGAACGAAGGACGGCATATCATCACTTCCTCGGTCGAACACCACGCCATCCTCCATTCCTGCGAATATCTCGAGACACAGGGATTTTCCGTCACCTATCTCCCGGTCGACCGGTACGGGATGGTCGACCCCTCGGATGTCGAGGCCGCCATCACCCCGGAGACGGCACTCATCTCGGTGATGCTCGCAAACAACGAAGTGGGGACGATTCAGCAGATAGAAGAGATAGGCGCCCTCGCCCACGACCACGGCATATGCCTCCACACCGACGCCGTCCAGGGCATCGGCCATATTCCCATCGATGTCGATGTCATGAACATCGACCTCCTCTCCCTCTCCGGCCACAAGTTCTACGGGCCGAAAGGAACCGGCGCACTCTATATCCGCGATGGAACAGACATCGATACCTTCATTCACGGCGGTGCCCAGGAGAAAGGGCGCCGTGCAGGGACGGAGAATGTACCCGGCATCGTCGGCATCGGTGCCGCAATCGAGCGGGTCACCAAAGATATACCCGGGCACCAGAAACGGGTAGGTGCTCTTCGCGACATGCTGGCATCCGGCATCACCGAACGTATCCCCGACAGCCACTACAACGGCCATCCGAACAAACGGCTCGTAAACAACGCCCACTTCTCGTTTCCGGGACTGGACGGCGAAGCCCTTCTTCTGATGCTCAACCGACGGGGCATCTGCGCCTCCATCGGCAGCGCCTGCAGCTCGGGAAGTGACGACATGTCCCATGTTCTCCGTGCGATGGGAGTCCCGGCGGCACATGGACGGTCGTCCCTCCGGCTGACCCTTGGGGATGATAATACAAAGGAGGACGTCGAATATGTACTGGACGTTCTTCCCCAGGTCGTCGGACGCCTGCGGGACATGGCGATTTTCTGA
- a CDS encoding iron-sulfur cluster assembly scaffold protein → MYNETVMDHFEHPRNVGDMEDATVVADVGSPECGDRTKLYLKIEDNVIVDVSFKTLGCAAAIASSSKATEMIKGKTLEEAWALTNMDVVEALGGLPEPKIHCSVLAEGAIREAINTYRKDQGLVPWE, encoded by the coding sequence ATGTACAATGAAACAGTAATGGACCACTTTGAACACCCCCGCAACGTCGGGGATATGGAAGACGCCACCGTGGTCGCCGATGTGGGGAGCCCGGAATGCGGCGACCGCACGAAACTCTACCTGAAGATCGAAGACAATGTTATCGTGGATGTTTCATTCAAGACGCTCGGATGTGCCGCTGCGATTGCATCCAGCAGCAAGGCCACCGAGATGATCAAGGGAAAGACCCTCGAGGAGGCATGGGCCCTCACGAATATGGATGTGGTGGAGGCGCTGGGCGGCCTGCCGGAACCGAAGATTCACTGTTCCGTCCTTGCCGAAGGCGCCATCCGTGAGGCCATCAACACCTACCGGAAGGACCAGGGACTCGTGCCCTGGGAATAA
- a CDS encoding metal-dependent hydrolase — protein MKLTWLGHACFLLEGTKTIIIDPFAPEGGIPDDVDMVALTHGHDDHVGETIRLGRKTVAINEIGKYLATHGLETECMNLGGTIEVDGVRFTMTPALHSGWMEMAGQGFYGGGAAGFVISMDGISVYHAGDTALFSDMKLIGELYHPDVACLPIGGRFTMGPAEAMMAAEFVGAPIVIPMHYNTFEAIRQDPHAYKKAVERTTDISVQVLSPGESMEIK, from the coding sequence ATGAAACTCACGTGGCTCGGACATGCATGCTTCCTCCTGGAGGGCACGAAGACGATCATTATCGATCCGTTTGCCCCGGAGGGCGGGATTCCTGATGACGTGGATATGGTGGCGCTCACCCACGGTCACGACGATCATGTCGGGGAGACGATACGACTCGGCAGGAAGACGGTCGCCATCAATGAAATCGGAAAATATCTTGCAACCCATGGACTGGAGACCGAGTGCATGAACCTCGGCGGCACCATCGAGGTGGATGGTGTCCGGTTCACCATGACGCCTGCCCTGCATTCAGGGTGGATGGAGATGGCGGGGCAGGGCTTCTACGGCGGTGGCGCTGCGGGGTTCGTGATCTCGATGGACGGCATCTCGGTGTACCATGCGGGGGATACCGCCCTCTTCTCCGATATGAAGCTCATCGGTGAACTTTATCATCCTGATGTCGCCTGCCTTCCCATCGGCGGACGGTTTACGATGGGGCCTGCTGAAGCGATGATGGCCGCGGAGTTCGTCGGAGCTCCGATCGTCATTCCGATGCATTACAACACATTCGAGGCCATCAGGCAGGACCCGCATGCCTACAAAAAAGCCGTGGAGCGGACGACCGATATATCGGTGCAGGTCCTCTCTCCCGGAGAATCGATGGAAATTAAATAA
- a CDS encoding response regulator receiver protein, translating into MRESKSKKKVRMNQRKQELLDLFTNITSKTTIVEPMRKIHGTLRDKEAIEREVALIMREVLDQGHFKTKLAPRQLAQLVCAYYDNKNDTEIARTLGDEKLSKTVARARVRLKLFRELDFKMPFDPAQMEALLDSGKTMKEISEELGISPSTLREYRHVIESQRDPTLDPFLERIRDVMEDRDLTESMTGGVVNDGLSEAIDITEAELADLS; encoded by the coding sequence ATGCGCGAAAGCAAGAGCAAAAAGAAGGTACGGATGAACCAGAGGAAACAGGAACTTCTGGATCTCTTCACCAATATTACGAGCAAGACGACCATTGTTGAGCCGATGAGAAAGATTCACGGCACACTCAGGGACAAAGAGGCAATCGAACGCGAAGTTGCGCTCATCATGCGTGAGGTCCTGGACCAGGGGCATTTCAAGACAAAACTCGCGCCACGTCAGCTGGCACAGCTGGTCTGTGCATACTATGACAACAAGAACGATACCGAGATTGCCCGCACTCTTGGCGATGAGAAGCTCTCCAAGACGGTGGCACGGGCACGTGTGCGCCTGAAGCTCTTCCGCGAACTGGATTTCAAGATGCCGTTCGACCCTGCCCAGATGGAGGCGCTCCTCGATTCGGGCAAGACCATGAAGGAGATCAGCGAGGAACTTGGCATCAGCCCGTCGACACTCCGTGAATACCGGCATGTGATCGAATCACAGCGGGATCCGACGCTGGACCCGTTCCTCGAGCGGATCCGTGATGTCATGGAGGACCGCGACCTGACCGAGTCGATGACGGGTGGCGTTGTAAACGACGGCCTCTCGGAAGCCATCGACATCACCGAAGCGGAACTGGCGGACCTGTCCTGA
- the glyS gene encoding glycine--tRNA ligase — MADIYDNVIELARRRGFVWPSSECYGSVAGFIDYGPLGAMLKRKIENLWRNFYIIQEGYYEIEAPTIGVESIYIASGHVKGFADKMCQCPHCREYHRADHIAEEHGTMGADALSLEALKDCIAGLPCPSCGESMGDVEVFHFNLMFQTGIGPGSQRTGYLRPETAQGIFTDFNRLSRFYREKLPFGAVQIGKSYRNEISPRQGMIRLREFTQAEAEIFIHPEHKNHPAFSRYADYVIPLWGQTQQMAGDAPVTTSMRGAVDSGLVANEYVAYYIALTHEILMSVGINPDKLRFRQHLPTECAHYALDCWDAEIYSERFGWVETVGIADRTDYDLRAHSAESGDAFTVFIPYSESRTETQRRIIPDMGALGPQYRGKAKPIADALTAAEPTDEGATVTVDGKEYFIPADLFEVREETVEIRGEEIMPHVIEPSYGIDRILYCALEHAYDEEEVEGEIRRILHFPPPIAPVQVAVFPLVNRDGLEEISREITADLTLHNILTQYDDNGAIGRRYRRQDEIGTPYAITIDYDTLEDRTVTLRDRDSMEQVRIPADTVSGTLGELIRGKKQFADLKNEE, encoded by the coding sequence ATGGCCGATATTTACGATAACGTTATTGAACTTGCACGAAGGAGAGGATTTGTCTGGCCCTCCTCAGAATGCTATGGGTCTGTGGCAGGATTTATTGATTACGGTCCGCTGGGGGCAATGCTCAAGAGAAAGATAGAAAACCTCTGGAGAAATTTTTACATCATCCAGGAAGGCTATTATGAAATAGAAGCCCCGACCATCGGCGTCGAGTCAATTTACATCGCCTCCGGTCATGTCAAGGGATTTGCCGACAAGATGTGCCAGTGTCCCCACTGCCGGGAATATCACCGTGCCGATCACATCGCCGAGGAGCACGGAACCATGGGCGCCGATGCACTGAGCCTTGAGGCATTAAAGGACTGCATTGCGGGTCTTCCCTGCCCCTCCTGCGGCGAATCGATGGGAGATGTCGAGGTTTTCCACTTCAACCTGATGTTCCAGACGGGCATCGGCCCCGGCTCACAACGCACGGGCTACCTGCGCCCCGAAACCGCCCAGGGAATCTTTACCGATTTCAACCGGCTGTCACGCTTCTACCGGGAAAAACTCCCGTTCGGAGCGGTCCAGATAGGCAAGTCATACCGAAACGAGATATCCCCCCGGCAGGGCATGATCCGTCTGCGTGAATTCACACAGGCGGAGGCCGAGATCTTCATCCACCCGGAGCACAAGAACCATCCCGCCTTCTCCCGGTATGCCGACTACGTCATTCCTCTCTGGGGACAGACGCAGCAGATGGCAGGCGACGCCCCCGTGACGACCTCGATGCGGGGTGCCGTCGATTCGGGACTGGTGGCAAACGAATACGTGGCCTACTACATCGCCCTCACCCATGAGATCCTGATGTCCGTCGGTATCAATCCCGACAAACTCAGGTTCCGCCAGCACCTCCCGACGGAGTGCGCCCACTATGCACTGGACTGCTGGGATGCGGAGATCTATTCCGAACGGTTCGGATGGGTCGAGACCGTCGGAATTGCGGACCGGACGGACTACGACCTGCGTGCCCATTCTGCAGAAAGCGGCGATGCATTCACGGTCTTCATCCCGTACAGCGAATCCCGCACCGAGACGCAGAGACGCATCATTCCCGATATGGGAGCGCTCGGCCCCCAGTACCGCGGGAAGGCAAAACCCATCGCCGATGCCCTCACAGCCGCCGAACCGACCGATGAGGGTGCAACCGTCACGGTGGACGGGAAGGAATATTTCATCCCGGCAGATCTCTTCGAGGTCCGGGAGGAGACCGTGGAGATTCGCGGCGAGGAGATTATGCCGCATGTCATCGAGCCATCGTATGGTATCGACCGTATTCTCTACTGTGCGCTCGAGCATGCCTATGACGAGGAGGAGGTCGAGGGAGAGATCAGGAGAATTCTTCACTTCCCGCCCCCCATCGCCCCCGTTCAGGTGGCTGTCTTCCCCCTCGTGAACCGTGACGGTCTGGAGGAGATCTCCCGCGAGATCACTGCCGACCTGACATTGCACAACATTCTCACCCAGTACGATGACAACGGCGCCATCGGCAGACGGTACCGCCGCCAGGACGAGATCGGAACCCCCTATGCCATCACGATCGACTACGATACTCTGGAAGATCGGACCGTCACTCTCCGTGACCGGGACAGCATGGAACAGGTCCGCATTCCCGCAGACACCGTATCCGGGACCCTCGGGGAGCTCATCAGGGGCAAAAAGCAGTTTGCTGATCTGAAGAATGAAGAATGA
- a CDS encoding DEAD/DEAH box helicase, translated as MTHLTHPLILPESIEEREYQLSIAATALLGNTMVVLPTGLGKTAIGLIVAASRIKNYGGKLLMMAPTKPLVEQHFRFFSRHLLEPPSPTDDFEGAAMFTGETPTAKRMETWKKSRYIFATPQVIKNDVLAGRYGFSDVSLLIIDECHRAVGNYAYVFIAGEYNRTASHPLVLAMTASPGSNEEKISEICVHMGIESVESRTETDPDVKPYIHERELTYVSVDLPPELGFAVRALESMVASRLQTLGGLGFRVPSADKLTMKAIQGIQAQSQSRIKKKDSSGYIAASILAECMKLRHATALAEGQGSEALKGYLHKLAREGETPSASKASKRLAGDAVLLDLLARADAWETELHPKQTMVRELVQRQLELFPDSRIIVFATFRDTVQILVSHLQEHDIDAERFVGQASRDTERGLSQKEQLKTMDRFRSGEFRVLVATSVGEEGLDVPSTDLVIFYEAVPSEIRSIQRKGRTGRHGAGSIIVLVTKGTSDEAYRWVSQSKEKSMHKEISSLRQHPGTFSPAQKSGEEEQPAPAHGREQMSIDAFLDTSRPSVVADDRETSSRVVECLHGKGLSIAVQRLEDGDYAIGDQILVERKTTKDFADSLIERDLLGQIRRLSMRVSRPILIIEGEDLFSQRNISPNAIRGVLAAIGIDMGVTILYTATPEETAEMLYIIARRLETGSTPPSLHSKKPYHSDREQQEYILASFPGIGARHARLLLGHFGTLRDVLNADEEALMQVEGVGKKTAETIASLMARPYTR; from the coding sequence ATGACCCACCTCACCCACCCCCTTATTCTGCCTGAAAGTATTGAAGAGCGCGAGTATCAGCTGTCCATTGCAGCGACCGCGCTGTTGGGAAACACGATGGTGGTCCTCCCGACAGGTCTTGGGAAGACCGCGATAGGGCTCATCGTCGCCGCATCAAGAATCAAAAATTACGGGGGAAAACTGCTCATGATGGCTCCCACAAAACCCCTTGTGGAGCAGCACTTCCGCTTCTTCTCACGCCATCTGCTGGAACCGCCGTCCCCGACGGATGACTTCGAAGGCGCCGCGATGTTCACCGGCGAGACCCCGACCGCGAAACGCATGGAGACGTGGAAGAAGAGCCGCTACATCTTTGCGACACCCCAGGTGATCAAAAACGATGTCCTCGCGGGCAGATACGGGTTTTCGGATGTCTCCCTCCTGATCATCGACGAATGCCACCGTGCGGTCGGCAATTATGCGTACGTCTTCATCGCAGGCGAGTACAACCGGACCGCATCCCACCCCCTCGTCCTTGCGATGACCGCGTCACCCGGAAGCAACGAGGAGAAGATCTCCGAAATATGCGTACATATGGGCATTGAATCGGTTGAAAGCAGAACGGAGACGGACCCGGATGTCAAACCCTACATCCACGAACGTGAGCTCACCTATGTCTCCGTGGATCTTCCGCCGGAGCTCGGATTTGCAGTCCGGGCCCTCGAATCGATGGTCGCCTCCCGCCTTCAAACCCTCGGCGGCCTCGGCTTTCGGGTGCCCTCTGCTGACAAACTGACGATGAAGGCAATTCAGGGGATCCAGGCCCAGTCACAGTCCCGGATAAAAAAGAAGGACAGCTCCGGGTATATCGCGGCATCGATCCTGGCCGAATGCATGAAACTGCGCCATGCCACCGCCCTTGCCGAGGGGCAGGGAAGCGAGGCGCTCAAAGGGTACCTGCACAAACTGGCACGGGAGGGGGAGACGCCATCGGCGTCGAAGGCCAGCAAACGCCTTGCCGGGGATGCCGTTCTTCTCGACCTTCTGGCCCGGGCCGATGCGTGGGAGACCGAACTTCACCCCAAACAGACGATGGTGCGTGAACTCGTACAGCGACAGCTCGAACTCTTCCCCGACAGCCGGATCATTGTCTTTGCGACCTTCCGTGATACCGTCCAGATCCTTGTTTCCCATCTGCAGGAACACGACATCGACGCCGAACGCTTCGTCGGCCAGGCATCACGGGACACCGAGCGTGGCCTCTCGCAGAAGGAACAGCTCAAAACCATGGACCGGTTCCGGAGCGGCGAGTTCAGGGTTCTGGTTGCAACCTCTGTCGGGGAGGAGGGGCTGGACGTCCCATCGACCGACCTTGTCATCTTTTACGAGGCTGTTCCATCGGAGATTCGCAGCATCCAGCGCAAGGGGCGGACCGGACGCCATGGTGCCGGCAGCATCATCGTCCTCGTCACCAAAGGGACGAGCGACGAGGCCTACCGCTGGGTCAGCCAGTCCAAGGAGAAGTCGATGCACAAGGAGATCTCATCGCTGCGGCAGCATCCCGGCACCTTCAGTCCCGCACAGAAAAGCGGAGAAGAAGAGCAGCCGGCACCAGCGCACGGCAGGGAACAGATGAGCATAGATGCCTTCCTCGACACCTCACGGCCATCCGTTGTCGCAGACGACCGGGAAACCTCATCCCGGGTCGTGGAATGCCTCCACGGCAAGGGGCTTTCCATCGCGGTGCAGCGCCTTGAAGACGGGGATTATGCCATCGGAGACCAGATCCTCGTTGAGCGAAAGACAACAAAGGACTTCGCCGACAGCCTGATAGAACGCGATCTGCTCGGGCAGATTCGCCGCCTCTCGATGCGGGTGTCCCGCCCGATCCTCATCATCGAAGGGGAGGATCTCTTCAGCCAGCGAAACATCTCCCCCAATGCGATACGGGGCGTCCTTGCCGCAATCGGGATTGACATGGGGGTGACGATCCTCTATACGGCCACCCCGGAAGAGACGGCGGAGATGCTCTACATCATAGCACGCAGACTTGAGACGGGGAGCACCCCCCCAAGTCTTCATTCCAAAAAACCCTACCATTCCGATCGCGAACAGCAGGAGTATATCCTTGCATCCTTCCCCGGTATCGGCGCACGGCATGCACGGCTCCTCCTCGGTCATTTCGGAACGCTCAGAGACGTTTTGAATGCCGATGAGGAGGCGCTGATGCAGGTCGAAGGCGTTGGAAAAAAGACGGCGGAGACGATCGCCTCCCTCATGGCGCGACCGTATACCAGATAA
- a CDS encoding Sjogren's syndrome/scleroderma autoantigen 1 family protein, with product MKTEDTIMAEYLLKGGKMLSKTCKDCGAPLFETKEGVLCVVCKEIGPPDEKGAEKPVRHSPPEAEPVIVPPQRLHAGACHGEVGEEIEQAILALCRRVRTESRAEDCYLLMKGIRKGVQALQDL from the coding sequence ATGAAGACTGAAGACACGATAATGGCCGAATATCTCCTTAAGGGAGGTAAAATGCTCTCGAAAACCTGTAAGGATTGTGGAGCGCCGCTGTTTGAGACAAAGGAGGGCGTCCTGTGTGTGGTCTGTAAGGAGATCGGACCGCCGGATGAGAAGGGTGCCGAAAAACCGGTGCGGCATTCACCCCCGGAGGCGGAACCGGTGATTGTGCCGCCGCAGAGGCTGCACGCCGGTGCGTGCCACGGGGAGGTGGGAGAGGAGATCGAACAGGCGATCCTTGCCCTTTGCCGACGGGTCCGGACCGAGTCACGGGCCGAGGACTGCTATCTTCTCATGAAAGGAATACGAAAGGGCGTCCAGGCACTGCAGGACCTCTGA
- a CDS encoding UPF0147 family protein yields the protein MADPEVTINNCTMMLQQMIEDGTIPRNIRRVADETRKVLQDDSQGLGLRAATAISMIDEISNDPNMPVHARTRIWELVSQLETVPLD from the coding sequence ATGGCTGACCCGGAAGTAACAATAAATAACTGTACAATGATGCTCCAGCAAATGATCGAAGACGGCACGATTCCACGCAATATCCGCCGTGTGGCCGATGAAACACGCAAAGTTCTCCAGGATGATTCACAGGGCCTGGGCCTGCGTGCTGCAACGGCCATCTCCATGATCGACGAGATCAGCAATGACCCGAATATGCCTGTTCACGCCAGGACCCGTATCTGGGAGCTGGTGTCACAGTTGGAAACAGTCCCCCTCGACTGA
- a CDS encoding secondary thiamine-phosphate synthase enzyme YjbQ: MYQRELTIETHGEGEIVDLSAAVQDIVTASKIRTGLVTVFVKGSTVAVTTIEYETGVLSDLRRALDVMAPKDAAYEHDAAWGDGNGRSHVRAALIGPSITIPLQEGKLLTGTWQQIVMVELDVRPRRTRSVVCTVNGMKE; this comes from the coding sequence TTGTATCAGAGAGAACTGACCATTGAGACGCATGGAGAAGGGGAGATCGTCGACCTGAGCGCGGCAGTGCAGGATATTGTGACCGCAAGCAAAATCCGGACAGGTCTTGTCACGGTCTTTGTGAAAGGGTCGACCGTCGCTGTGACGACCATTGAATACGAAACGGGCGTTCTTTCGGATCTGCGTCGGGCTCTCGATGTCATGGCCCCGAAGGATGCGGCATACGAGCACGATGCGGCATGGGGCGACGGCAACGGGCGGTCACATGTGCGTGCAGCCCTGATAGGGCCCTCGATTACGATTCCTCTTCAGGAAGGAAAATTGCTCACCGGTACATGGCAACAGATTGTCATGGTTGAGCTTGATGTGCGGCCCCGAAGGACGCGTTCTGTTGTATGTACCGTAAATGGAATGAAGGAATGA
- a CDS encoding PEGA domain-containing protein: protein MSRNILAMKTGISLILLLGLVMGIASGAPSGITITSSPSGAQVFVSGSYKGDTPLDLTGMYAPGTYALEVKKDGYITWSGSLAVRSGETTSVTVTLDPFTGSATINSVPQGASIYFDGDYYGMTPTTIAEKTVGVHDITLKKDGYNDWVSQIRVLKDKTITITATLVERTTPYEGSLNIQSTPSGAEVYFNGDMKGMTPLIIPGIAPGTYKITLKKDGYQDWVANIEIDADEKETISASMYPGGNGNEEPTGTPAPLIPLIIGTVAASLICMHRNKKS from the coding sequence ATGAGCAGAAATATCCTCGCGATGAAAACCGGGATCAGTCTCATTCTCCTGCTGGGCCTGGTGATGGGAATTGCGTCCGGTGCACCGAGCGGCATCACCATCACCTCCTCTCCCTCGGGGGCACAGGTCTTCGTTTCGGGATCGTATAAGGGAGACACCCCTCTCGACCTGACCGGGATGTACGCACCGGGAACCTATGCGCTGGAGGTAAAAAAGGACGGGTACATCACATGGAGCGGGTCCCTCGCCGTCCGCAGCGGCGAGACCACCTCGGTGACGGTAACCCTTGACCCCTTTACCGGATCGGCAACAATCAATTCCGTTCCTCAGGGGGCCTCCATCTACTTTGACGGAGACTACTACGGCATGACACCCACCACCATCGCGGAGAAGACCGTGGGCGTCCACGACATCACCCTGAAAAAAGACGGGTATAACGACTGGGTCTCACAGATCCGGGTTCTGAAGGACAAGACCATCACCATCACTGCAACACTGGTGGAGCGGACCACTCCCTATGAAGGTTCCCTGAACATTCAGTCGACACCGTCCGGTGCCGAGGTCTACTTCAACGGCGACATGAAAGGGATGACCCCGCTCATCATCCCGGGCATCGCACCCGGCACGTACAAGATCACCCTCAAAAAAGACGGGTATCAGGACTGGGTTGCAAACATCGAGATCGATGCGGATGAGAAAGAGACGATCTCCGCAAGCATGTATCCGGGAGGAAACGGGAATGAAGAGCCGACCGGAACACCTGCCCCCCTGATACCGCTCATCATCGGGACCGTAGCAGCGTCGCTCATCTGCATGCACCGCAATAAAAAAAGCTGA